A genomic stretch from Flavobacterium humidisoli includes:
- a CDS encoding 4Fe-4S dicluster domain-containing protein → MNLTNYNKNEEFFVDLQRCIGCKACEMACSECETNGQESMIHVNYVERAVTIQTTVQVCMHCEDPVCANVCPADAISQDEFGVVHTANTERCIGCSNCVMACPFGVPKKMEEYDLMMKCNMCYDRTSVGKKPMCATVCPSGALFYGTRAQIEEMRPNSTPVNSFVFGKERVNTKVNIMMPKGSNELRIF, encoded by the coding sequence ATGAATTTAACCAATTATAATAAAAACGAAGAGTTTTTTGTAGACTTACAAAGATGCATAGGCTGCAAAGCGTGCGAGATGGCTTGTTCTGAATGCGAAACGAATGGTCAGGAATCGATGATTCATGTTAATTATGTAGAACGTGCAGTTACAATTCAGACCACCGTTCAGGTTTGTATGCATTGTGAAGATCCAGTTTGTGCGAATGTTTGCCCAGCTGATGCGATTTCGCAAGATGAATTCGGAGTAGTTCATACCGCCAATACGGAACGCTGTATTGGATGTTCAAATTGCGTTATGGCTTGTCCGTTTGGAGTTCCGAAGAAAATGGAAGAATACGATTTAATGATGAAATGCAATATGTGCTATGATAGAACCAGCGTTGGTAAAAAACCAATGTGCGCTACAGTTTGCCCGAGCGGTGCATTATTTTATGGTACTCGTGCTCAGATCGAAGAAATGCGTCCGAATAGTACGCCTGTAAATTCATTTGTTTTTGGAAAAGAGCGTGTAAATACAAAAGTAAATATCATGATGCCGAAGGGAAGCAACGAATTACGAATATTCTAA
- a CDS encoding S1 family peptidase: MKIRKIAPNEDLETTINKKRNRFKFVLIAIIFISAAGFLGFKYFTPKKEAVCLGTDTKIYDTYKNAVVLIKHRYGYFAKINGKEIPLDVEEAKEETIYGTGFFVDTEGDMITNRHVLQPWNSTEEESEKVNTTIRNLRMKVASILTTDVSEDEYESFINNNWSHASISYDEGEGDGDYEEPSEETTESAGEEFVSSNETETDTSQVSTDIAASIPVKEYVSIENIEVYVKTVDIQVALHNSDSEWINCEMKKVSDDTNIDLGILQVADHKTPQTVTNIISLDNIVDNDTSLAPGQKAIMVGYPMGIDLAQTNSGIKVQLYNGQISKESDGNKIQYSITSTHGASGSPVFNECGQLIAVNFSGFDQVQGFNFGIVAKHIQSL, encoded by the coding sequence ATGAAAATTAGAAAAATCGCCCCAAACGAAGACTTAGAAACAACAATCAATAAAAAAAGAAATCGATTCAAATTTGTTCTCATCGCTATTATCTTTATTTCAGCGGCAGGTTTCTTAGGATTTAAATATTTTACACCTAAAAAAGAAGCTGTTTGTTTAGGCACAGATACCAAAATCTATGATACTTACAAAAACGCAGTTGTACTTATAAAGCATCGATATGGTTATTTTGCTAAAATTAATGGAAAAGAAATTCCACTTGACGTTGAGGAGGCTAAGGAAGAAACAATTTACGGAACTGGCTTTTTTGTAGATACAGAAGGAGACATGATTACCAATAGACATGTTTTACAACCATGGAATTCAACTGAAGAAGAAAGTGAAAAAGTAAATACTACTATTCGAAATCTAAGAATGAAGGTTGCTTCTATTCTTACTACCGATGTTTCTGAAGATGAGTATGAAAGTTTTATTAATAACAACTGGTCACATGCTTCAATCTCGTATGATGAAGGCGAGGGAGATGGAGATTATGAAGAACCAAGCGAAGAAACTACTGAGTCAGCGGGTGAAGAATTTGTTAGTTCTAATGAAACAGAAACAGATACCTCTCAAGTATCAACTGATATCGCTGCATCTATTCCAGTAAAAGAATATGTTTCAATCGAAAATATTGAAGTATATGTAAAAACGGTAGATATTCAAGTTGCACTTCATAATTCTGATAGCGAATGGATTAATTGTGAAATGAAAAAAGTTTCTGATGACACCAATATTGATTTAGGCATTTTGCAAGTAGCCGATCATAAAACTCCGCAAACTGTTACTAACATCATTAGCCTTGATAATATTGTTGACAATGATACTTCTCTAGCTCCTGGGCAAAAAGCGATAATGGTGGGCTATCCAATGGGAATAGATTTGGCACAGACCAATTCTGGTATAAAAGTACAGCTTTACAATGGTCAAATAAGTAAAGAATCTGATGGCAACAAAATTCAATACAGTATAACTTCTACGCATGGTGCTAGTGGTTCACCGGTTTTTAATGAATGTGGCCAACTGATTGCCGTTAATTTCAGTGGATTCGATCAGGTTCAGGGTTTCAATTTTGGAATTGTAGCTAAGCATATTCAATCACTTTAA
- the lipB gene encoding lipoyl(octanoyl) transferase LipB yields MNKKIQLQDLGKKDYKSTWEYQEEIFKDIVDLKIKNRREELDLPTPNYLLFVEHPHVYTLGKSGDLENLLLNEKQLEAKGATFYKINRGGDITYHGPGQIVGYPILDLENFFTDIHKYLRLLEESIILTLAEYGLESGRSEGETGVWLGVGTPFARKICAMGVRASRWVTMHGFALNANVDLGYFDNIIPCGIRGKGVTSLNVELGVEKVDEQEVKAKIIKHLTELFEAEFV; encoded by the coding sequence ATGAACAAAAAAATCCAACTTCAGGATCTGGGCAAAAAAGATTATAAATCGACTTGGGAATATCAAGAAGAAATCTTTAAAGATATAGTAGATTTAAAAATCAAGAACAGAAGAGAAGAATTAGATCTGCCAACGCCAAATTATTTGCTTTTTGTTGAGCATCCGCATGTTTATACTTTAGGAAAAAGCGGTGATCTTGAAAATTTATTATTAAATGAAAAACAGCTCGAAGCCAAAGGAGCGACTTTTTATAAAATCAACCGAGGTGGAGATATTACCTATCATGGACCCGGACAGATTGTAGGCTATCCGATTTTAGATTTAGAAAACTTCTTTACCGATATTCATAAATACTTACGTTTATTAGAAGAATCAATAATTCTAACTCTGGCTGAATACGGATTAGAATCGGGCAGGAGTGAAGGAGAAACGGGAGTCTGGCTTGGTGTAGGAACTCCGTTTGCGCGTAAAATCTGTGCAATGGGTGTTCGCGCCTCACGCTGGGTAACGATGCACGGATTTGCTTTAAACGCAAATGTCGATTTAGGATATTTCGACAATATTATTCCGTGTGGAATTCGAGGAAAAGGCGTTACTTCTTTAAACGTTGAACTTGGCGTAGAAAAAGTAGACGAACAAGAAGTAAAAGCTAAAATCATCAAACATTTAACCGAGCTGTTCGAAGCTGAATTTGTTTAA
- a CDS encoding DUF6755 family protein: protein MSTFRKSQNQANPNKLNVILSTLIFVLILNVSIQIWLLYAALNNALDNNKEILIPAFIGSLILFLIGFGWLYYLPKGNFKNNKT from the coding sequence ATGAGTACATTTAGAAAAAGCCAAAATCAGGCAAATCCAAATAAGTTGAATGTTATTCTTTCTACTTTAATATTTGTTTTAATCTTAAATGTAAGTATCCAAATTTGGTTGTTGTATGCCGCTTTAAACAATGCATTAGATAATAATAAAGAGATTTTGATTCCAGCATTTATTGGTTCGCTTATTTTATTTTTAATTGGTTTTGGATGGCTTTATTATCTCCCAAAAGGGAATTTTAAAAATAATAAAACATAA
- a CDS encoding ubiquinol-cytochrome c reductase iron-sulfur subunit, whose protein sequence is MSKEDNLKENWKKDFPYKKQESTQVSRRDFAKFLTLVSGGLMVGSGLVAAKAYLLPADEVVGEHFVCDIKDIPLGGTRGFVIEGSTIPYILVHLESGMFRAFEQKCTHLSCAVYYKPGTGIIHCPCHEGSFDALTGDVIAGPPPRALPQLEVVLKGEKIFVKAFENKAS, encoded by the coding sequence ATGTCTAAAGAAGATAATTTAAAAGAAAATTGGAAAAAAGATTTTCCTTATAAAAAGCAGGAATCCACACAAGTTAGCCGACGTGATTTTGCTAAATTCCTTACGCTGGTTTCTGGTGGTTTAATGGTTGGTAGCGGATTGGTAGCGGCAAAAGCGTATTTACTTCCAGCTGATGAAGTGGTTGGCGAACATTTTGTATGCGATATAAAAGATATTCCGTTAGGCGGAACGAGAGGCTTTGTTATTGAAGGAAGTACAATTCCGTATATTTTAGTTCATTTGGAAAGTGGAATGTTTAGGGCTTTCGAACAAAAATGCACACACCTTTCGTGTGCCGTTTATTACAAACCTGGAACAGGAATTATTCATTGTCCTTGTCATGAAGGCTCTTTTGATGCTTTGACAGGAGATGTTATTGCTGGACCTCCGCCAAGAGCTTTGCCTCAGTTGGAAGTGGTTTTGAAAGGAGAAAAGATTTTTGTAAAAGCTTTTGAAAATAAAGCGAGTTAA
- a CDS encoding VIT domain-containing protein produces MNKFFTICALLFCSVAFSQIPTLDIENQKKNSVILQEVKIETKILGNLASTTATYTFYNPGDRILEGNFTLPLPEGVSVSGYALDINGSLRDAVPVPKERAKEVFESIEKRNIDPGIIEKVAGNNFRTRIYPLTARGSRIIKITYNQELKNSATDYQYFLSFANAVSIPKFNLKVLVNENLSTPKITENPDGSFTFQKQGNQWIAEIKKTNFTPTQSLKVSIPKVSESSNVMLQKASDDKSYFAASVSMNFPVQEKAKSQKIAIIWDNSFSGSKRDHQKELDFLNAYFLDNKNVTVSFVLLNNILEKTEEFTVSGGNWNALKDRILNLKYDGGTDFSALKEISSIDEYLLFSDGISNFGDLTLKFKKPVNSITSTPTSDFNLMKLLASQSGGNFINLNELDTQSALKTYKRLPIVFLGFKETNTLQELFPNVGTAVNEPVNIFGISSSNLSKLTAVFSVGNKKFEVPVDFTNAVQVDNWPVAQFWAQRKINDLELNSTQNSDEIRNLSEQFGVVSKNTSLIVLEDVNDYVRFGITPTQELLSEYNKIVSQNKKQILEKRRDLLSKAFDKTRELTTWWNSEFKPTEKKQYPKISKQSQKLSSEESVVSDNAVYSAESNSLADKKTSSGKITLVDVESTQEYMKDFQALQSPELIYQKYLENRPKYEKQVTYYFDVSKLLFKKGDKALSLKVLSTLAELDLENEELYKTISYLLKQRGNYEKELWITQKILEWRPFDPQSHRDYALALVDNKKPQEALNIYKGMLYQEYTDEISVRDTGIEEILIMEINNILSQNKNVDASKVDDRLKANLPVDIRVVINWNKDNTDIDLWVTDPRGEDCSYSHKSTEIGGRLSNDFTQGFGPEQFLLKKAIKGKYKIKTNFFGERQNILSGPTTIMAEVYLYYSDGRQERKIAVFQSQKENKRESDSKILIGEFEF; encoded by the coding sequence ATGAATAAATTTTTTACTATCTGTGCACTACTGTTCTGTAGCGTCGCATTTTCACAGATTCCAACTCTGGATATCGAAAATCAGAAAAAAAATTCGGTAATCTTACAGGAGGTCAAAATTGAAACCAAGATTTTAGGAAATCTTGCCTCAACTACAGCTACTTATACATTTTACAATCCTGGCGACAGAATTTTAGAGGGAAATTTCACACTTCCATTGCCTGAAGGTGTAAGCGTAAGCGGTTATGCTTTGGACATTAATGGAAGCTTAAGAGATGCAGTTCCTGTTCCAAAAGAACGAGCTAAAGAAGTATTTGAAAGTATTGAAAAAAGAAATATAGATCCAGGTATTATTGAAAAAGTAGCCGGAAACAATTTCAGAACTAGAATTTACCCACTTACGGCTAGAGGCAGCAGAATCATTAAAATTACTTACAATCAGGAGTTGAAAAATTCGGCTACTGATTACCAATATTTTTTAAGTTTTGCTAATGCTGTTAGTATTCCTAAATTCAATCTGAAAGTGTTGGTTAATGAAAATCTGTCAACTCCTAAAATTACAGAAAATCCAGATGGAAGTTTTACTTTTCAGAAACAAGGAAATCAATGGATTGCTGAAATTAAGAAAACTAATTTTACGCCAACTCAGAGTCTTAAAGTAAGTATTCCAAAAGTAAGCGAATCGTCTAATGTGATGCTTCAAAAAGCTTCTGACGACAAATCTTATTTTGCTGCAAGCGTTTCAATGAATTTTCCTGTACAAGAAAAAGCAAAATCTCAAAAAATTGCTATTATTTGGGATAATTCATTCAGCGGATCAAAGAGAGATCATCAAAAAGAACTGGACTTTCTTAATGCTTATTTCTTAGACAACAAGAATGTCACAGTCTCTTTTGTTCTTTTAAATAACATTTTAGAAAAAACAGAAGAATTTACTGTTTCTGGAGGAAACTGGAATGCATTAAAAGACAGAATTCTGAATCTAAAATATGATGGCGGAACCGATTTTAGTGCTTTAAAAGAAATTTCATCAATAGACGAATATCTTTTATTTTCTGACGGAATTTCAAATTTTGGTGATTTAACTTTAAAATTCAAAAAACCTGTCAACAGTATAACGAGCACGCCAACTTCTGATTTTAATCTGATGAAACTTTTAGCGTCACAATCTGGAGGAAATTTTATCAATCTTAACGAATTAGATACGCAATCTGCTCTAAAAACGTATAAAAGACTTCCTATTGTATTTTTAGGTTTTAAAGAAACAAATACACTTCAGGAACTGTTTCCAAACGTTGGAACTGCAGTAAACGAACCAGTCAACATATTCGGGATTTCATCTTCTAATTTGAGTAAACTTACTGCTGTTTTTTCAGTAGGAAATAAAAAATTTGAAGTACCTGTAGATTTTACTAATGCAGTACAAGTAGATAATTGGCCTGTTGCACAATTTTGGGCACAACGAAAAATTAATGATCTTGAACTTAATTCAACACAAAACAGCGATGAAATCAGAAATCTGAGCGAACAGTTTGGTGTGGTAAGCAAGAACACCAGTCTTATTGTATTGGAGGATGTGAACGATTATGTACGTTTTGGCATCACTCCTACTCAGGAATTATTATCAGAATACAACAAAATAGTTTCGCAAAACAAAAAACAGATTTTAGAAAAAAGAAGAGATCTTCTCTCTAAAGCTTTTGATAAAACACGAGAATTGACAACTTGGTGGAATAGCGAATTTAAACCTACAGAAAAAAAACAGTATCCAAAAATTTCTAAGCAGTCGCAAAAATTATCTTCAGAAGAAAGTGTTGTTAGCGACAATGCTGTGTATTCTGCAGAAAGCAACTCTTTAGCTGATAAAAAAACATCTTCTGGAAAAATAACTTTGGTAGATGTAGAAAGCACTCAAGAGTATATGAAAGATTTTCAGGCTTTACAATCTCCTGAATTGATTTACCAGAAATATCTTGAAAATCGTCCAAAATATGAAAAACAGGTAACTTATTATTTTGATGTTTCTAAACTACTTTTCAAAAAAGGAGACAAAGCACTCTCTCTAAAGGTTTTAAGCACATTAGCAGAACTTGATTTGGAAAATGAAGAATTATACAAGACGATATCTTATCTGTTAAAACAGAGAGGTAATTATGAAAAAGAATTGTGGATAACTCAAAAGATTCTAGAATGGAGACCATTTGATCCTCAAAGTCATAGAGATTATGCATTGGCTTTGGTTGACAATAAAAAACCTCAAGAAGCTCTTAATATCTATAAAGGTATGCTCTATCAGGAATATACCGATGAGATTTCTGTGAGAGATACTGGTATTGAAGAGATTTTGATTATGGAAATCAATAATATTTTGAGCCAAAACAAAAATGTTGATGCTAGCAAAGTAGATGATCGTCTCAAAGCAAATCTTCCTGTTGACATCCGTGTTGTTATTAACTGGAATAAAGACAATACAGATATTGATCTTTGGGTTACAGATCCAAGAGGAGAAGATTGTTCGTACTCACATAAATCTACAGAAATTGGAGGAAGATTAAGCAACGATTTCACTCAAGGTTTTGGTCCTGAACAGTTTTTACTAAAAAAAGCAATTAAAGGAAAATATAAAATCAAGACTAATTTCTTCGGTGAGAGACAGAATATTCTTTCTGGACCAACAACCATAATGGCAGAAGTGTATCTTTACTATTCTGATGGTAGACAAGAACGAAAAATTGCTGTTTTCCAGAGTCAAAAAGAAAACAAACGTGAAAGTGATAGTAAAATTTTAATTGGAGAATTTGAATTTTAA
- the lysS gene encoding lysine--tRNA ligase → MALSEQEIIRREKLQNLRNLGINPYPANLFPVNHTSKQIKESFEEGKKVIVAGRLMSVRDQGKACFAELQDSEGRIQLYVNRDVLCEGDDKTLYNQVFKKLTDLGDFIGIEGELFTTQVGAKCIRVSGFTFLSKTLRPLPLPKVDEEGNVHDAFNDAELRYRMRYVDLTVNPQVKETFIKRTKLFSAMRGYFNDAGYLEVDTPVLQSIPGGASARPFITHHNSLDIPLYMRIANELYLKRLIVGGFEGVYEFSRNFRNEGMDRTHNPEFTAMEIYVAYKDYNWMMEFAEGLLEHCAIAVNGTSEVTFGEHKINFKAPYARVTMTDSIKHFTGFDISGKTEQELFEAARGMGIEVDETMGKGKLIDEIFGAKCEGNYIQPTFITDYPKEMSPLCKEHRDNPDLTERFELMVCGKEIANAYSELNDPIDQRERFEDQMRLAAKGDDEANGIIDEDFLRALEYGMPPTSGMGIGMDRLIMYLTNNASIQEVLLFPQMRPEKKQTQIELTEEEKVIITLLKGNENKMDLSQLKVSANLSGKKWDASMKNLSKHGLTKVVVDGEFKFVELVG, encoded by the coding sequence ATGGCATTATCAGAACAAGAAATCATCAGAAGAGAAAAACTTCAAAACTTACGCAACTTAGGAATCAATCCTTATCCAGCTAATCTTTTTCCTGTAAATCACACATCTAAGCAGATAAAGGAATCATTTGAAGAGGGTAAGAAGGTTATCGTTGCTGGACGTTTGATGAGTGTTCGTGATCAAGGTAAAGCTTGTTTTGCTGAATTGCAAGATAGTGAAGGGCGTATTCAACTGTACGTAAACCGTGATGTATTATGTGAGGGTGACGACAAAACTTTATACAACCAAGTATTCAAAAAATTAACCGATTTAGGAGATTTTATTGGTATTGAAGGTGAATTGTTTACAACTCAAGTTGGTGCAAAATGTATTCGTGTTTCTGGCTTTACTTTCTTGAGTAAAACTTTACGTCCGCTTCCGTTGCCAAAAGTTGACGAAGAAGGAAATGTTCACGACGCATTTAATGATGCTGAGTTACGTTACAGAATGCGCTATGTAGACTTAACAGTAAACCCTCAAGTTAAAGAAACTTTCATCAAACGTACTAAATTGTTCAGTGCGATGCGTGGTTATTTTAACGATGCAGGATATTTGGAAGTTGACACTCCGGTTTTACAATCAATTCCTGGTGGTGCTTCTGCAAGACCATTTATTACGCACCATAACTCGCTTGATATTCCGCTTTACATGCGTATCGCGAATGAGTTATATTTAAAAAGATTAATTGTTGGTGGGTTTGAAGGTGTTTATGAGTTCTCTAGAAACTTCCGTAACGAAGGTATGGACAGAACGCATAACCCTGAGTTTACTGCAATGGAGATATATGTAGCTTACAAAGACTACAATTGGATGATGGAATTTGCTGAAGGTTTATTAGAACATTGTGCAATTGCTGTAAATGGCACAAGCGAAGTGACTTTTGGTGAGCACAAAATCAATTTTAAAGCGCCTTACGCACGTGTTACGATGACAGATTCTATCAAACATTTTACTGGTTTTGATATTTCTGGAAAAACAGAGCAGGAATTGTTTGAAGCTGCACGTGGAATGGGAATCGAGGTTGACGAAACAATGGGTAAAGGAAAATTGATTGATGAGATTTTTGGAGCAAAATGTGAAGGAAATTATATTCAGCCAACTTTCATTACAGATTATCCAAAAGAAATGTCTCCGCTTTGTAAAGAGCACCGTGACAATCCAGATCTAACTGAGCGTTTTGAGTTAATGGTTTGCGGAAAAGAAATTGCAAATGCATATTCTGAATTAAATGATCCAATTGACCAAAGAGAGCGTTTTGAAGATCAAATGCGTTTGGCAGCAAAAGGGGATGACGAAGCAAACGGAATTATCGATGAAGATTTCCTAAGAGCTCTTGAATACGGTATGCCTCCTACTTCTGGAATGGGAATTGGAATGGACCGTTTGATTATGTATTTAACAAACAACGCTTCAATTCAAGAGGTTTTATTGTTCCCGCAAATGCGTCCTGAGAAAAAACAAACTCAGATCGAATTGACGGAAGAAGAAAAAGTTATCATTACTTTATTGAAAGGAAACGAAAATAAAATGGATTTATCTCAGCTTAAAGTTTCTGCTAACTTAAGCGGTAAAAAATGGGATGCTTCTATGAAAAATTTATCTAAACACGGTTTGACTAAAGTTGTCGTTGATGGCGAGTTTAAATTTGTGGAATTGGTGGGGTAA
- a CDS encoding AAA family ATPase produces the protein MERSRLIVKNFGPLKDIDIEVREMVTFIGAQASGKSTLAKLISILEDEEFRNNHNLKFETELEKYNILSYLDLNTFIKYEVLNREITNFNFEYSNNKYLKNSIHQLLSISKNGKVSYEDTEEALRTLKYIIVSYINLLNLIHKNEFYNLFSNQIQKVKFEAHFADKRIKKLKVDNDDIDWLLDILERERKIDDYFFLLNQLVNCFPNIFLFDSIYIPSERSFLHLISENIFGLINNNVKIPKYLLTIGQEYEKAINTIKELPLSIIDKKIKYKREGKTSYIYHNENEKVDLLESASGLQSIIPILLLVEYSKTLKEEYNFNFVVEEPELNLYPKAQHELIKYLVKNCLYERKNLILTTHSPFVLASINNLLLAHDKGQKKTKEVNKIIKKESWLNPKNFIAYELKNGKARKIMNDKLGQISENMIDSVSDSFADEFNKLLNL, from the coding sequence ATGGAAAGATCAAGACTTATTGTTAAAAATTTCGGCCCCTTAAAAGATATTGATATCGAAGTTAGAGAAATGGTTACTTTTATTGGAGCACAAGCCTCAGGAAAAAGTACTTTGGCTAAATTGATTTCAATACTAGAAGACGAAGAGTTTAGAAATAATCATAATTTGAAATTTGAAACTGAACTTGAAAAATATAATATTTTAAGTTATTTAGATTTAAATACTTTTATAAAATATGAAGTTCTAAACAGAGAGATTACTAATTTTAATTTTGAATACTCAAATAATAAATATTTAAAAAATTCGATACATCAGTTACTTTCAATTTCAAAAAATGGAAAAGTATCATATGAAGACACAGAAGAAGCTTTAAGAACATTAAAGTACATAATAGTTTCTTATATTAATTTACTCAACTTGATTCATAAAAATGAATTTTACAATCTATTTTCAAATCAAATTCAAAAAGTAAAATTTGAAGCTCATTTTGCCGATAAGAGGATCAAAAAACTTAAGGTTGATAATGATGATATAGATTGGTTACTTGATATTTTAGAAAGAGAAAGAAAAATTGATGACTATTTTTTTCTTCTAAATCAATTAGTTAATTGCTTTCCTAATATATTTTTGTTTGATTCAATTTACATTCCATCTGAAAGAAGTTTTCTTCATCTGATATCTGAAAACATTTTTGGATTAATTAATAATAATGTAAAAATTCCTAAATATCTTCTTACTATAGGTCAAGAATATGAAAAAGCTATAAATACAATTAAGGAATTGCCTTTAAGCATCATTGACAAAAAAATAAAATACAAAAGAGAAGGGAAAACTTCATACATATATCATAATGAAAATGAAAAAGTTGATTTATTAGAATCTGCTTCTGGTTTACAATCTATAATTCCAATTTTACTTTTAGTTGAATATTCTAAAACTTTAAAAGAAGAATATAATTTTAATTTTGTTGTTGAAGAACCAGAATTGAACTTATATCCAAAAGCACAACATGAATTGATTAAATATTTAGTTAAAAATTGTTTATATGAAAGAAAAAATTTAATTCTTACAACTCATAGTCCATTTGTTTTAGCATCAATAAACAATTTATTATTGGCTCATGATAAGGGACAAAAAAAAACAAAAGAGGTAAACAAAATTATAAAAAAAGAATCTTGGCTTAATCCTAAAAATTTTATTGCTTACGAATTGAAAAATGGAAAAGCAAGAAAGATAATGAATGATAAATTAGGACAAATTTCCGAAAACATGATTGACTCTGTTTCTGACAGTTTTGCTGACGAATTTAATAAATTATTAAATTTATGA
- a CDS encoding 2-hydroxyacid dehydrogenase — protein MNLNLGANKIAFFSTQPYDKTFFNKYNEEFGFQLNFFETQLNPQTVALIEECEIVCVFVNDIVNETVIKQLAEKKVKIIALRCAGFNNVDLEAAKKHHIKVCRVPAYSPQAVAEHAMAMILTLNRKTHKAYNRVREQNFSLNGLLGFDLFGKTIGIIGTGNIGKAFSKIALGFGCKVLAYDIVESDEMKKDGVSFVGLEEIFKASDIISLHCPLNDQTKHVINKTSLTFMKDSVMIINTSRGGLIETASVIEGLKEGKIGYLGIDVYEQEEKLFFRDLSADIIQDDAIQRLMSFPNVLVTAHQAFFTNEALTQIALVTFNNIKSLLTQNDIENKAALLV, from the coding sequence ATGAACTTAAATCTTGGCGCAAACAAAATCGCTTTTTTCTCGACCCAGCCTTACGACAAAACGTTTTTCAATAAATACAATGAAGAATTTGGTTTTCAGTTGAACTTTTTTGAAACACAGTTAAATCCGCAGACTGTAGCTTTAATTGAAGAGTGCGAGATTGTTTGTGTTTTTGTAAACGATATTGTAAACGAAACGGTCATTAAACAATTGGCAGAAAAAAAAGTAAAAATAATTGCTTTACGTTGCGCTGGTTTTAATAATGTCGATTTAGAAGCTGCTAAAAAACACCACATAAAAGTTTGCCGTGTTCCCGCATATTCTCCTCAAGCAGTTGCCGAACATGCTATGGCAATGATTTTAACTTTAAACCGAAAAACACATAAAGCCTATAACAGAGTTCGCGAACAGAATTTCTCTTTAAACGGATTATTAGGTTTCGATTTATTCGGAAAAACAATTGGAATTATAGGAACCGGAAATATCGGAAAAGCATTTTCTAAAATAGCATTAGGTTTTGGCTGTAAAGTTTTGGCGTATGATATTGTCGAAAGTGATGAAATGAAAAAAGACGGTGTTTCTTTTGTTGGTTTAGAAGAGATCTTCAAGGCGAGTGATATTATTTCATTGCATTGCCCATTAAACGATCAAACGAAACATGTAATCAATAAAACTTCGCTGACTTTTATGAAAGACAGTGTTATGATCATCAATACGAGCCGCGGCGGATTAATAGAAACAGCATCAGTTATTGAAGGCTTAAAAGAAGGGAAAATTGGCTATTTAGGAATTGATGTTTACGAGCAGGAAGAAAAATTGTTCTTTAGAGATCTTTCTGCAGACATTATTCAAGATGACGCGATTCAGCGTTTAATGAGTTTTCCGAATGTATTGGTAACAGCGCATCAGGCGTTTTTTACCAATGAAGCTTTAACACAGATCGCTTTGGTGACTTTCAATAATATAAAATCATTGCTAACACAAAATGATATTGAAAATAAAGCGGCTTTGTTGGTGTAA